The Colletes latitarsis isolate SP2378_abdomen chromosome 14, iyColLati1, whole genome shotgun sequence genome has a segment encoding these proteins:
- the LOC143349730 gene encoding uncharacterized protein LOC143349730 isoform X1, which translates to MNENLFNQIKSRLKLEFYLMNDEWLRDCIEYYIDQHRNTSNNEIMQFVKVQWQLSDLREINNENGSLPRNISQKNCVILSDNYILQVEQMYDIATSKYKQLQQIRNIHISEADEEEKQNKFEPPKKRMIQLRLTDGLQDIIGIEYNYIPRLNFLLQETLLPGYKIMIIGPVKCRKGVLLLEDGKLKGIGGEVDSLLIPNALENVLARALNLQENSDPYNDNESKSNNVKEQKESNIDDSFFEDDFEINLEEVSKIEHLHSKDQKQSNINTIKTQIKTDNLIKTSTVQKGHNSKEKIILDDDDCFLEMVDEVQFVQSRTEQTNIAAPFRALPKEEDDDDIIVINDVLQPVERKERISHYDSTITNKTVPSTNIVCPKVCKTAEKTHLPLIGGKRPVPMSPPETVTKKRGKIDRKITEFVKAPNSPDIPKICEFIHDINNEVITEITYRTIRGRVEVLGRLGKKDSCWILDATLVDGTGKIEVSFSNKVLENLLGFSVQEFSLKKKLKKNPEIEQELRKNFRTAEQKIKTLDALLELELNINKKPTVIKITDLTQEQKELIDKRLKNF; encoded by the exons atgaatgaaaatttattcaacCAAATAAAAAGTAGATTgaaattagaattttatttaatgaATGATGAGTGGTTGAGAGATTGCATTGAATATTATATAGATCAACAtagaaat ACGAGTAATAATGAAATTATGCAATTTGTAAAAGTACAATGGCAACTTAGTGATTTACGAGAAATCAATAATGAAAATGGGAGCCTGCCGCGTAATATTTCACAGAAAAACTGTGTTATATTATCCGACAATTATATTCTTCAG GTAGAACAAATGTACGATATTGCAACATCAAAGTATAAACAATTACAGCAAATAAGGAATATTCATATTTCTGAAGCAGATGAGGAAGAAAAACAAAATAAGTTTGAACCCCCTAAAAAAAGAATGATACAACTTCGACTAACAGATGGATTACAAGATATAATTGGTATTGAGTATAACTACATACCTAGATTAAAT tttctccTTCAGGAGACATTGTTACCAGGATATAAAATTATGATAATAGGCCCAGTGAAATGTCGTAAAGGTGTTTTGTTATTAGAAGATGGAAAACTAAAAGGAATTGGTGGTGAAGTGGATAGTTTATTAATTCCCAATGCTTTGGAAAATGTTCTGGCCAGAGCTCT GAACCTTCAAGAAAATTCTGACCCTTATAATGACAATGAATCTAAATCGAACAATGTTAAAGAACAAAAAGAATCAAATATAGATGACAGTTTTTTTGAAGAtgattttgaaataaatttagaaGAAGTTTCTAAAATTGAACATTTACACAGCAAAGACCAGAAACAATCCAACATTAATACAATTAAAACACAAATTAAAACAGATAACTTAATCAAGACTAGTACTGTGCAGAAAGGTCATAATTCTAAGGAAAAAATAATCTTAGATGATGATGATTGTTTCTTAGAAAtg GTGGATGAAGTACAATTTGTGCAATCACGAACAGAACAGACAAACATAGCAGCTCCTTTCAGAGCtttgccaaaagaagaagacgaCGACGATATTATTGTAATAAATGATGTTCTACAACCTGTGGAAAGAAAAGAACGTATTTCACATTACGATTCTACAATTACCAATAAAACAGTACCTTCGACTAACATAGTATGTCCAAAAGTGTGCAAAACGGCAGAAAAAACTCATTTGCCACTAATTGGAGGAAAGAGGCCT GTTCCAATGTCTCCTCCCGAAACGGTAACTAAAAAAAGGGGCAAAATAGACAGAAAGATTACAGAATTTGTAAAAGCACCAAATTCCCCGGATATACCGAAAATTTGTGAATTTATTCATGATATAAACAACGAAGTGATAACAGAGATAACTTATAGGACAATTCGCGGACGCGTGGAAGTACTTGGAAGATTAGGGAAAAAAGATTCGTGTTGGATTTTAGATGCTACATTAGTAGACGGCACCGGAAAAATAGAAGTTTCCTTTTCAAATAAG GTTCTTGAAAATTTATTAGGTTTCAGTGTTCAAGAATTTTCATTaaagaaaaagttaaaaaaaaatcccGAAATTGAACAAGAACTTAGGAAG aattttCGTACTGctgaacaaaaaataaaaactttggATGCTCTGCTAGAATTAgagttaaatattaataaaaaaccaACAGTAATAAAAATCACTGATCTAACACAGGAACAAAAAGAACTAATAGACAAAAGattaaagaatttttaa
- the LOC143349735 gene encoding chitinase-3-like protein 2 isoform X1, which translates to MVNQIPVPQAKYELLTDVRQPRWKTQALCLVLISLVLGILFVTRAWIGILILSSPKSETLDTETLFDNAKIATWLRRARMYAESTKENQNADRNNSISSPQQFYTNSTRQIIVCYYTIPGDLNTLWELSSSHIDPNICTHIIMGFASVVNCSLDLGNSSSIYKDILTLKNQQPELRVMISVGGSNELHLGFSEMVKNHANRKRFIKSVLNVTKSFGFDGLDLDWEFPAWLGANELEKIHFIQLLEELRKEFQQAKQTLILSVAVAAPQAIVDQSYNVVEMAKYVDFVNLMTYDYHFYVWYYPITGLNAPLFPRSSESGYLSTLNLNFSAQYWLSKGMPREKLIVGIPTYGHSYRLDNPLNHGLLAPANGFGKLGGMGFVSYPKICEFLQNGAKSVFENESKVPYAYKDREWISYDDITSVYYKAEWIRANNFGGAMIFSLNVDDWNNTCKFNETFPLTRTITKVLRYQED; encoded by the exons ATGGTTAACCAAATTCCTGTGCCTCAGGCAAAATATGAATTATTAACGGACGTTCGACA accTCGTTGGAAAACACAGGCACTGTGCTTGGTATTAATATCCTTAGTACTTGGGATCCTTTTTGTAACACGTGCCTGGATAGGAATTCTTATCCTTAGttctccaaaatctgaaacactTGATACAGAGACATTGTTCGACAATGCCAAGATTGCTACGTGGTTACGTCGGGCTCGGATGTACGCCGAATCGACGAAGGAGAACCAGAATGCGGACAGGAACAACAGCATCAGTTCGCCACAGCAATTCTACACCAATTCCACAAG GCAGATCATTGTCTGTTATTACACCATACCGGGGGACCTGAACACGCTCTGGGAGCTCAGTTCGTCGCACATTGACCCTAATATTTGTACGCATATTATCATGGGTTTTGCGAGCGTGGTGAACTGTAGCCTAGATTTAGGCAACAGTTCATCAATCTACAAGGATATTCTCACCTTGAAGAATCAGCAACCTGAATTAAGGGTCATGATCAGCGTCGGCGGCAGTAACGAGCTCCATTTAGGTTTCTCGGAAATGGTAAAAAACCACGCCAATAGAAAACG gtTTATAAAATCGGTGTTAAACGTGACAAAGTCGTTTGGTTTCGATGGATTAGACTTAGATTGGGAATTTCCAGCATGGCTCGGTGCCAATGAActagaaaaaattcattttatacAGCTTCTGGAAGAATTACGAAAAGAATTCCAACAAGCTAAACAGACATTAATACTTTCTGTTGCTGTAGCTGCTCCTCAAGCAATCGTCGATCAGAGCTATAACGTTGTAGAAATGGCAAA ATACGTAGATTTTGTGAATCTAATGACATATGACTACCATTTTTATGTTTGGTATTATCCAATCACTGGACTCAATGCACCACTCTTTCCACGTTCTTCGGAATCTGGATATCTTTCTACCTTAAATCTGAATTTCTCGGCTCAATATTGGCTTTCAAAAGGCATGCCAAGAGAAAAACTAATTGTTGGAATTCCTACTTATGGTCACTCTTACAGACTGGATAATCCATTGAATCATGGCTTACTTGCACCAGCAAATGGATTCGGAAAATTGGGTGGAATGGGCTTTGTTTCCTACCCTAAAATTTGTGAGTTCCTTCAGAATGGTGCAAAGAGTGTTTTTGAAAATGAGAGTAAAGTTCCATATGCTTATAAAGACAGAGAATGGATATCGTACGATGATATTACAAGTGTTTATTACAAG GCCGAATGGATTCGTGCAAATAATTTTGGAGGTGCAATGATATTTTCCTTGAACGTCGACGACTGGAATAATACGTGTAAATTTAATGAAACGTTTCCTTTGACGCGTACTATTACTAAAGTCTTGAGGTATCAAGAAGACTAA
- the LOC143349735 gene encoding acidic mammalian chitinase isoform X2, producing MYAESTKENQNADRNNSISSPQQFYTNSTRQIIVCYYTIPGDLNTLWELSSSHIDPNICTHIIMGFASVVNCSLDLGNSSSIYKDILTLKNQQPELRVMISVGGSNELHLGFSEMVKNHANRKRFIKSVLNVTKSFGFDGLDLDWEFPAWLGANELEKIHFIQLLEELRKEFQQAKQTLILSVAVAAPQAIVDQSYNVVEMAKYVDFVNLMTYDYHFYVWYYPITGLNAPLFPRSSESGYLSTLNLNFSAQYWLSKGMPREKLIVGIPTYGHSYRLDNPLNHGLLAPANGFGKLGGMGFVSYPKICEFLQNGAKSVFENESKVPYAYKDREWISYDDITSVYYKAEWIRANNFGGAMIFSLNVDDWNNTCKFNETFPLTRTITKVLRYQED from the exons ATGTACGCCGAATCGACGAAGGAGAACCAGAATGCGGACAGGAACAACAGCATCAGTTCGCCACAGCAATTCTACACCAATTCCACAAG GCAGATCATTGTCTGTTATTACACCATACCGGGGGACCTGAACACGCTCTGGGAGCTCAGTTCGTCGCACATTGACCCTAATATTTGTACGCATATTATCATGGGTTTTGCGAGCGTGGTGAACTGTAGCCTAGATTTAGGCAACAGTTCATCAATCTACAAGGATATTCTCACCTTGAAGAATCAGCAACCTGAATTAAGGGTCATGATCAGCGTCGGCGGCAGTAACGAGCTCCATTTAGGTTTCTCGGAAATGGTAAAAAACCACGCCAATAGAAAACG gtTTATAAAATCGGTGTTAAACGTGACAAAGTCGTTTGGTTTCGATGGATTAGACTTAGATTGGGAATTTCCAGCATGGCTCGGTGCCAATGAActagaaaaaattcattttatacAGCTTCTGGAAGAATTACGAAAAGAATTCCAACAAGCTAAACAGACATTAATACTTTCTGTTGCTGTAGCTGCTCCTCAAGCAATCGTCGATCAGAGCTATAACGTTGTAGAAATGGCAAA ATACGTAGATTTTGTGAATCTAATGACATATGACTACCATTTTTATGTTTGGTATTATCCAATCACTGGACTCAATGCACCACTCTTTCCACGTTCTTCGGAATCTGGATATCTTTCTACCTTAAATCTGAATTTCTCGGCTCAATATTGGCTTTCAAAAGGCATGCCAAGAGAAAAACTAATTGTTGGAATTCCTACTTATGGTCACTCTTACAGACTGGATAATCCATTGAATCATGGCTTACTTGCACCAGCAAATGGATTCGGAAAATTGGGTGGAATGGGCTTTGTTTCCTACCCTAAAATTTGTGAGTTCCTTCAGAATGGTGCAAAGAGTGTTTTTGAAAATGAGAGTAAAGTTCCATATGCTTATAAAGACAGAGAATGGATATCGTACGATGATATTACAAGTGTTTATTACAAG GCCGAATGGATTCGTGCAAATAATTTTGGAGGTGCAATGATATTTTCCTTGAACGTCGACGACTGGAATAATACGTGTAAATTTAATGAAACGTTTCCTTTGACGCGTACTATTACTAAAGTCTTGAGGTATCAAGAAGACTAA
- the LOC143349747 gene encoding transmembrane ascorbate-dependent reductase CYB561 isoform X1, with amino-acid sequence MPINYPYEYQACLDMELNEEPRVFLEGFKPLTILMEILGATLIILVAVWCNNYRGGFSWRSNPNLEFNWHPMLMIIGFVFLYANGMLIYRTQRNARKRRLKLIHGSIMLSIVVLVVIALIAVFDSHNLKPVPIPNMYSLHSWVGLTSVILFCCQWLAGFLSFLYPGLQVPLRASYMPIHVYFGIAGFVGVIASCLLGLNEKAIFTLNDDYSKLVNEAVLINVIGLLIILFGGLSVYLVSQERYKRLPKPEDESLVSGRNQ; translated from the exons ATGCCAATAAATTATCCGTACGAGTACCAAGCATGTTTAG ATATGGAACTAAACGAAGAACCACGTGTCTTCTTAGAGGGTTTCAAACCGCTTACAATTTTAATGGAAATCCTTGGAGCAACTTTAATCATTTTGGTTGCAGTTTGGTGTAATAATTATAGAGGTGGTTTCTCTTGGAGATCCAATCCAAATTTGGAATTCAACTGGCATCCTATGTTAATGATTATTGGATTTGTGTTTCTATATGCAAATG GTATGTTAATATATAGAACCCAAAGGAATGCTCGTAAACGAAGACTTAAATTAATTCACGGCAGCATAATGTTATCCATTGTTGTATTGGTAGTAATTGCTCTTATTGCTGTGTTTGACAGTCACAACTTAAAACCAGTACCAATTCCAAACATGTACAGTCTTCACAGCTGGGTTGGACTCACCAGTGTAATTTTGTTTTGCTGTCAG TGGCTTGCTGGATTTTTGTCATTTCTTTACCCAGGATTGCAAGTTCCATTACGTGCTTCTTATATGCCCATTCATGTGTACTTTGGTATCGCGGGTTTTGTTGGTGTAATTGCTTCTTGTCTCCTAGGACTCAATGAAAAGGCTATTTTTACATTAAA TGACGATTACTCGAAGCTCGTCAACGAAGCAGTATTAATTAATGTAATTGGACTTCTAATCATTCTCTTTGGAGGATTATCGGTTTATCTCGTTTCGCAAGAGCGTTACAAACGTCTCCCTAAGCCAGAAGATGAATCATTGGTCAGCGGCAGAAATCAGTAA
- the LOC143349730 gene encoding uncharacterized protein LOC143349730 isoform X2: MNENLFNQIKSRLKLEFYLMNDEWLRDCIEYYIDQHRNTSNNEIMQFVKVQWQLSDLREINNENGSLPRNISQKNCVILSDNYILQVEQMYDIATSKYKQLQQIRNIHISEADEEEKQNKFEPPKKRMIQLRLTDGLQDIIGIEYNYIPRLNETLLPGYKIMIIGPVKCRKGVLLLEDGKLKGIGGEVDSLLIPNALENVLARALNLQENSDPYNDNESKSNNVKEQKESNIDDSFFEDDFEINLEEVSKIEHLHSKDQKQSNINTIKTQIKTDNLIKTSTVQKGHNSKEKIILDDDDCFLEMVDEVQFVQSRTEQTNIAAPFRALPKEEDDDDIIVINDVLQPVERKERISHYDSTITNKTVPSTNIVCPKVCKTAEKTHLPLIGGKRPVPMSPPETVTKKRGKIDRKITEFVKAPNSPDIPKICEFIHDINNEVITEITYRTIRGRVEVLGRLGKKDSCWILDATLVDGTGKIEVSFSNKVLENLLGFSVQEFSLKKKLKKNPEIEQELRKNFRTAEQKIKTLDALLELELNINKKPTVIKITDLTQEQKELIDKRLKNF, translated from the exons atgaatgaaaatttattcaacCAAATAAAAAGTAGATTgaaattagaattttatttaatgaATGATGAGTGGTTGAGAGATTGCATTGAATATTATATAGATCAACAtagaaat ACGAGTAATAATGAAATTATGCAATTTGTAAAAGTACAATGGCAACTTAGTGATTTACGAGAAATCAATAATGAAAATGGGAGCCTGCCGCGTAATATTTCACAGAAAAACTGTGTTATATTATCCGACAATTATATTCTTCAG GTAGAACAAATGTACGATATTGCAACATCAAAGTATAAACAATTACAGCAAATAAGGAATATTCATATTTCTGAAGCAGATGAGGAAGAAAAACAAAATAAGTTTGAACCCCCTAAAAAAAGAATGATACAACTTCGACTAACAGATGGATTACAAGATATAATTGGTATTGAGTATAACTACATACCTAGATTAAAT GAGACATTGTTACCAGGATATAAAATTATGATAATAGGCCCAGTGAAATGTCGTAAAGGTGTTTTGTTATTAGAAGATGGAAAACTAAAAGGAATTGGTGGTGAAGTGGATAGTTTATTAATTCCCAATGCTTTGGAAAATGTTCTGGCCAGAGCTCT GAACCTTCAAGAAAATTCTGACCCTTATAATGACAATGAATCTAAATCGAACAATGTTAAAGAACAAAAAGAATCAAATATAGATGACAGTTTTTTTGAAGAtgattttgaaataaatttagaaGAAGTTTCTAAAATTGAACATTTACACAGCAAAGACCAGAAACAATCCAACATTAATACAATTAAAACACAAATTAAAACAGATAACTTAATCAAGACTAGTACTGTGCAGAAAGGTCATAATTCTAAGGAAAAAATAATCTTAGATGATGATGATTGTTTCTTAGAAAtg GTGGATGAAGTACAATTTGTGCAATCACGAACAGAACAGACAAACATAGCAGCTCCTTTCAGAGCtttgccaaaagaagaagacgaCGACGATATTATTGTAATAAATGATGTTCTACAACCTGTGGAAAGAAAAGAACGTATTTCACATTACGATTCTACAATTACCAATAAAACAGTACCTTCGACTAACATAGTATGTCCAAAAGTGTGCAAAACGGCAGAAAAAACTCATTTGCCACTAATTGGAGGAAAGAGGCCT GTTCCAATGTCTCCTCCCGAAACGGTAACTAAAAAAAGGGGCAAAATAGACAGAAAGATTACAGAATTTGTAAAAGCACCAAATTCCCCGGATATACCGAAAATTTGTGAATTTATTCATGATATAAACAACGAAGTGATAACAGAGATAACTTATAGGACAATTCGCGGACGCGTGGAAGTACTTGGAAGATTAGGGAAAAAAGATTCGTGTTGGATTTTAGATGCTACATTAGTAGACGGCACCGGAAAAATAGAAGTTTCCTTTTCAAATAAG GTTCTTGAAAATTTATTAGGTTTCAGTGTTCAAGAATTTTCATTaaagaaaaagttaaaaaaaaatcccGAAATTGAACAAGAACTTAGGAAG aattttCGTACTGctgaacaaaaaataaaaactttggATGCTCTGCTAGAATTAgagttaaatattaataaaaaaccaACAGTAATAAAAATCACTGATCTAACACAGGAACAAAAAGAACTAATAGACAAAAGattaaagaatttttaa
- the Coq5 gene encoding ubiquinone biosynthesis protein COQ3, mitochondrial, with protein MIETRRLFRNLIKSKQNIFSFEKHFSKDAEINNNEKTTHFGFKTVKESDKVNEVYTVFEKVANSYDQMNDAMSLGIHRIWKDIFIQRLGPTHGSKLLDSAGGTGDIAFRYLRYLKNSPNPKDLKSSVTVCDINENMLDVGKSRAKAQGWTNQNNVQIDWLQCDAEKLPFDNDSYTAYTIAFGIRNVTHIDKVLSEAYRVLTPGGRFMCLEFSHVDNDVLRWIYDQYSFQLIPVLGTLIAGEWQAYQYLVESIRKFPKQENFKEMIEEAGFRNVTYENLTSGIVAIHSGFKL; from the exons ATGATTGAAACAAGAAGACTCTTTAGGAATTTAATAAAAAGCAAGCAAAACATCTTTTCATTCGAGAAACATTTCTCGAAAGATGCTGAAATTAATAACAATGAGAAAACGACACATTTTGGATTCAAAACTGTTAAAGAAAGCGATAAAGTGAATGaag TTTATACAGTGTTTGAGAAAGTAGCAAATTCTTATGATCAAATGAACGATGCAATGAGTTTAGGAATTCATCGCATTTGgaaagatatatttattcagagACTTGGACCAACCCATGGGAGCAAATTATTAGATTCTGCTGGTGGCACAGGAGATATTGCATTTCGTTATTTAcgatatttgaaaaattctccaAATCCTAAAGATTTAAAGAGTTCTGTAACAGTTTGTGATATAAACGAGAATATGTTGGATGTAGGAAAAAGTAGAGCCAAAGCCCAGGGTTGGACAAATCAGAACAATGTTCAAATTGATTGGTTGCAATGTGATGCTGAAAAGCTTCCTTTTGATAATGATTCATACACAGCTTATACAATTGCTTTTGGAATAAGAAATGTAACACATATTGATAAG GTACTTTCTGAAGCATATAGAGTACTTACCCCAGGTGGTAGATTTATGTGTTTAGAGTTTAGTCATGTGGACAATGACGTTTTAAGATG gatttacgatcaatattcgtTCCAACTAATACCTGTATTAGGTACACTTATTGCAGGGGAATGGCAAGCTTATCAGTATCTTGTTGAGAGCATTAGGAAATTTCCGAAACAGGAGAATTTTAAA GAAATGATTGAGGAGGCAGGTTTCAGGAATGTAACTtacgaaaatttgaccagtggaATAGTAGCTATTCATTCGGGCTTTAAACTGTAA
- the LOC143349747 gene encoding transmembrane ascorbate-dependent reductase CYB561 isoform X2 — protein MELNEEPRVFLEGFKPLTILMEILGATLIILVAVWCNNYRGGFSWRSNPNLEFNWHPMLMIIGFVFLYANGMLIYRTQRNARKRRLKLIHGSIMLSIVVLVVIALIAVFDSHNLKPVPIPNMYSLHSWVGLTSVILFCCQWLAGFLSFLYPGLQVPLRASYMPIHVYFGIAGFVGVIASCLLGLNEKAIFTLNDDYSKLVNEAVLINVIGLLIILFGGLSVYLVSQERYKRLPKPEDESLVSGRNQ, from the exons ATGGAACTAAACGAAGAACCACGTGTCTTCTTAGAGGGTTTCAAACCGCTTACAATTTTAATGGAAATCCTTGGAGCAACTTTAATCATTTTGGTTGCAGTTTGGTGTAATAATTATAGAGGTGGTTTCTCTTGGAGATCCAATCCAAATTTGGAATTCAACTGGCATCCTATGTTAATGATTATTGGATTTGTGTTTCTATATGCAAATG GTATGTTAATATATAGAACCCAAAGGAATGCTCGTAAACGAAGACTTAAATTAATTCACGGCAGCATAATGTTATCCATTGTTGTATTGGTAGTAATTGCTCTTATTGCTGTGTTTGACAGTCACAACTTAAAACCAGTACCAATTCCAAACATGTACAGTCTTCACAGCTGGGTTGGACTCACCAGTGTAATTTTGTTTTGCTGTCAG TGGCTTGCTGGATTTTTGTCATTTCTTTACCCAGGATTGCAAGTTCCATTACGTGCTTCTTATATGCCCATTCATGTGTACTTTGGTATCGCGGGTTTTGTTGGTGTAATTGCTTCTTGTCTCCTAGGACTCAATGAAAAGGCTATTTTTACATTAAA TGACGATTACTCGAAGCTCGTCAACGAAGCAGTATTAATTAATGTAATTGGACTTCTAATCATTCTCTTTGGAGGATTATCGGTTTATCTCGTTTCGCAAGAGCGTTACAAACGTCTCCCTAAGCCAGAAGATGAATCATTGGTCAGCGGCAGAAATCAGTAA
- the Eif3j gene encoding eukaryotic translation initiation factor 3 subunit J has protein sequence MEDEWDVENAEAKFDLAIRSNKWEGEDEDEDVKDSWEDVEEEKKDVEKPAEVPKAKPKPRKALAERIEEREKKAREEAERKAKEKEEALTPEEKRAEQLRRQRLQEEADLRLAMETFGVAEESTLSLDNSVPNTKEEFELYGIILTQKLNQFAKHTEFSPFAEELIKSIALNLSSTYLKKVKTMIDNLLIEKQKLEKGDKAKKNKGKGKAKLKIEGENTLLSEYGDYVYDDYNDFM, from the exons ATGGAAGACGAATGGG ATGTCGAAAACGCTGAAGCAAAATTCGACCTCGCTATCAGATCCAACAAGTGGGAGGGTGAAGACGAGGATGAGGACGTCAAG GATAGTTGGGAAGATGTTGAAGAAGAGAAAAAAGATGTAGAGAAACCTGCCGAAGTGCCTAAGGCCAAACCAAAGCCAAGGAAAGCTTTGGCAGAAAGGATTGAAGAACGTGAG AAAAAGGCAAGAGAAGAGGCTGAAAGGAAAGCAAAAGAAAAGGAAGAGGCGTTAACACCAGAGGAGAAAAGAGCAGAACAGTTGAGGCGTCAGAGGCTTCAAGAGGAAGCCGATCTTCGCCTCGCCATGGAGACTTTCG GTGTAGCTGAAGAATCTACATTGAGTCTGGATAACTCAGTACCCAACACAAAAGAAGAGTTTGAACTGTATGGAATTATACTTACCCAAAAACTGAATCAGTTTGCTAAACACACCGAATTCTCTCCGTTTGCAGAAGAACTTATTAAGTCTATTGCTCTCAATC TATCCTCGACATATTTGAAGAAAGTGAAAACAATGATTGATAATCTATTGATTGAGAAACAAAAGCTTGAGAAAGGAGACAAGGCGAAAAAGAACAAGGGCAAGGGAAAAGCAAAACTAAAAATCGAGGGTGAAAATACTCTTTTGAGCGAATATGGCGACTACGTTTACGACGATTACAACGATTTCATGTAG